The genomic segment GGACCGGGCGGATGAGTTCGCCGATGATCTGGAGAAGGTCAAGTCGGCGTTGGACGAGTACGCCGCCGAGGTGCGTCCCCTGGTCGCGAAGCTGAAGCAGCTCAAGGCCGATGCTGCCGCGTTCGTCGCCAGTGTGGAGGGCGATGACGAGTGGAAGTACGACGGCGACAAGATCGATGAGCACAACGCTCTGCAGTCCGATGTGACGGCCACCGTCGCGGCGTTCTGGGAGGCGGAGCGCACCGCGGCGAACAAGATCACGGCGCTGGTGGGCGGCACCCAGTACCGGGCGAATGACGGCTCGGACGGCAAGAACATGTACGGGTTCTCGGCCGATGACATGAAGGACGCCGAAGTCCCGTGGGGGACGGCGGAGAACGAGAAGTACCACTGGTATGAGGTCCACCAGCACATCAAGAGCTTTGTGTGGGACGGCCTGATCGTCGACGGGGTCTGGGGCACCATCAAGGGCCTGGGCACCCTGGTGGGGTTCGACGGCTGGGACGCGATGAAGGATGCCTGGAAAGGCCTGGGCATGCTGGTGGTTGGCACCGCCCTCTACACCTCCCCCCTCGCCTACGCCGTCCCCGACTCCGCTCTCCCGCAGTGGATGAAGGACTCCAAGCAGGTGGCCAAGGAAGCCGGCAAGGCGATGCTGGCCTGGGACACCTGGAAGGAGAACCCGGCCCGCGCGGCCGGGGCCGTCACCTTCAACGTCCTGACCACCGCCACCGGCGTCGGCAACGTCGCCAAGGGCGGTACGGCGGCAAAGGCCGCGGCGCTCGTCAGCAAGACCGGGAAGGTCATCGACCCGATGACCTATGTCGCGGGAGCGGCCGGCAAGGTCACCAAGATCTCGGACGTGCTCGGCGGGCTCAAGAACATGTTCCCCGAGAAGATGCCCGAGCTGCCGAACATGGCGAACATGCCGGACGGCACGGTCAAGCTCCCGGACGGCTCGCTGCTCTCGCCCGACGGCACCCTCAGGCTGCCCGACGGTACGGTGAACGTCCCCAACTCCTCAGCTCTGCCCAACGGTTCGCTGCTGCCCGACGGCTGGACGGCCGACCCGCACACCGCCCCGTCCGCCGCGCCCGCGCACACTCCGGCGCCGACCCCGGCCCTGGCCCACGCGGGCGCCCCCGATCCGGGCTTCCCTCGCCGGTCCGACACCCCCGACACCCTGTTTCCGTCGGCACACGGGGACGCCCTGCCGCCCGGCGGCGTCATCGACCACACCTTCGGCGGCCACGGCAGTCACGGCGGCCCCGCCGACTCCGCCGCGCACCACGCGGATTCCGCCACCCACACCGACCCGGCCCATCACACCGACTCGGCCCATCACACCGACCCGGCTCACACCACCGACCCCGCAGCCCCCGCCCCCGACCCCGGCGGCCCGAACGGCCCTGGCGGCGGCGGATCCGTCGACCCGCCGTACACCCATGCCGGCGACCCGCCCGGCACCCCGGCGGGTGCCGTCGACCCGCTGCCGGACCCGGCCGACTGGGACAACCTCACCCCGGAGGAGATGCACCGCCTCGCCTCCTGGGAGGTCTCGCAGGGCACCGTGCCCTTCGTCAACGACGCCGACGCGGCCCGCTACGGCGCCGCCTACTGGAACGACTACGCGGACAGCCTGTCGCCCTCCCAGAAGGAGGCGTTCCTCGACTACACGAAGGAGACCAACCCCGGCGGCGTCACCTACCACGAGATCAACGGCTTCCTGCGCGGCGACAGCGCCTACGACACCCCGGCCGTCCGGCACGACATCGCCGAGATCGACCGGGCCATGGCCGCCCGGCCCGTCCCCGAGGACGTCATGGTGGTGCGCGGCACCGGACTCGGCCACCTCAACCTCTCCTCACCGCTGGAGATGGAGGGCCGGGTCTTCGACGACGGCGCCTACATGTCGACCTCCCTCGGCGACCAGCCGGTCTCGGCCTTCGCGGGCAAGGAGGCCGTCCTGCATCTGCGGGTCCCGCAGGGCACCCCGGCGACCTGGGTCGAGCGGGTCTCGGCCTTCGGCGGCGGTGAGCGCGAACTCCTGCTCGCCCGCGGCTCGGCATTCAAGGTGACCAGGGTTTTCTGGGACAATGGCCAGTGGCAGGTCTACGGCGAGATCCTGCCGAGGCCGTAACCGATGAGCAGGCGGGACACCGCACCGGAAACGCGGCCGAAGCGGGAGAAGGGGGCACACATGGGAACGGATCCGCGCGCGGTACCGCGGTTCACGGAGGACCTGCGGCTGAAGCAGACCGGCGGCCCCGCGGTCTACCACCACACCACCGGCAAGCCGGTCCGCTATCTGACGGTCGCCAACGACCGCAGCGGCGTGATCGGTTACCTCTGGGCCAACGACGAGGACGGCGCCGCCGGCTGGGAACCCCGCCCCGCCGCGGGCGGTGACGCCTTCAACGGCGCCCGGCCGTGGCTCGCGAGGCTCCGGGACGCCAGGTCCCGCGAACTGCCGCCCACCGCGGCCCTGCGCGAGATCGCCGCGGAGCCCCCCGCCGAGGACGCGCCCAGCGCCGTCGTCCCCGGGCCGCTCGCCGAGGCGCCGAGTCTGGCCGCCCTGCGCGACCTCGCCGCGAGCGGCTGAGGGCGCGGCGGTCATGGCCACCAAGGACTACGACAGCCAGCTCCTGGAGTCCGTCTCCGTACGCCGCCGCCGGATGCGGGACGCCCTCCTCTACGGCCCGCAGCGCGCGCGGCGCACGGCCGACGAACGGCTCGGCAAGCTCTTCGCCGGCATCGCCATCGCGGCGGTGATGTGCGCGGGCTGCGTCGGCTGGTCGTTCATCCAGGGCAAGCTGGCGGACCAGAAGGCCGACAAGCGCGGGCAGAGCTCCTCGCCCGCGGTCGTCGGCCCGGAACCGAAGCGGTGAACCGGTGATATCCCGATGGTAGGTTCGATCAAGTGGTGAGCATGGGGGCGCGGAGCACGGAACTCAGCAGGGTCACCCTGGTCGGTGAGCGGAGGCGGGTCGATCTCGTCCTGCCGTCCGACGAGCCGGTCGGCAGGCTGCTGCCGGACGTGATCCAGCTGCTGGACGACCGGGTGGCCGCCCGGCCCGAACTGCGCCGGCTGGTCACGGCCTCCGGCGCCGTACTGCCGCTGGACTCCACCCTCGCGTCCTCCGAGGTGCGCGACGGAGCCGTCCTCCGGCTGGTCCGCGCGCAGGACGCGCCTGCCGCGCCCGTGGTGCACGACGTCACCGACGAGGTCGCCGAGGATCTGGATCTGCGTGCCTGGCGCTGGCGGCCCGTGGCCCGCCGCGCCACCGCGGGCGCCGCGACCGTCGGCTTCGCCGTCACCGCGGCACTGCTCGCCCGGGACGCCTTCGACAAGTCCGCCGTCGCCGGGGCCCTGTTCGCGCTGACGGTGCTGCTCGCGGCCGCCGGGGCGCTCGCCGCCCGGCTCGGCGGCGGCAACCGCGGACTGGCCACCACGCTCCTTCTCGCCGCCGGCGCGCTCGGCCTGCTGGCCGCCTGGACGGCCGCCGACGCGCAGTCCTGGACGGCGGAGGCGCGGCTCGCCGGCGTCACCGCGGCGGTCGTCCTCACCCTGCTGCTGCTCGGGCTGTTCACCCCGGTCGGACGGGGCGGACTCATCGGCGCGGCCGCCGCGTTCGCCACCACCGGCATCTGGCTGCTGACCGGCGCCCTGCAGGACGAGCCGGCCCGGGTCGGCGCCGTGCTGGGCGTGGTCTCCGTCGTCGTCCTCGGCCTGCTGCCGCGGCTCGCCTTGATGGCCGCCGGGCTCACCGCGCTGGACGACCGCCGCTCCGCGGGGGCCTCCGTCAGCCGGCACCAGGTCGACACCGCGCTGGCCGCCGCGCACCGCGGGCTGGCGCTGGCGACGACCGTCACCGCCGTGTCCGTCACCGCCGCCGGGCTGCTCGCCTCCACCGTGTCGAACCCGTGGGCGATCTCGCTGACCGCGGTGCTCGCGCTCGTGCTGGCCTCGCGCTCGCGGGCCTTCCCGCTCGTGGCCGAGGTCGTGGTGCTGCTGGGCGCCGCCTCCGTGCTGCTGGTGCGGCTGGTGACGCTCTGGATCGACTCGCTGGACGGCGCTCCGTCCGGGCCGCTGGGCCTGCTGGCCCTGGCCGCGCTGCTGCCGGTGGGCGTGCTCGCCGTCCAGCCGCCGGAGCACGTACGGGTGCGGCTGCGGCGCTTCGTCGACTTCATCGAGTCGGTCGGTGTCATCGCGCTCTTCCCGCTCGCCGTCGGTGTGTTCGGGGTCTACGGACGACTGCTCAACGCGTTCTGAGCCACGGGACGCGGGACAACGCCTCTGAGGGGGGATACGGATGGCCGGGAACGATTGGCAGGGGGACGTCCTCCACCAGCTCAGCGGCGCCGGCGCCGGGCAGGCGCAGCCCGCGGCCGCCGCGGCGGCACCGCCGCCGCAGGGGCAGCAGGCCGGGCCGCCGGAGACCGCCGGACCCGGCGAGCAGCTGCAACCCCAACCGGAAATGAGCCAGTTCGCGCAGGTCCGCACCGCTCGGGAGCAGACGGCCGCGCCCCGGCCTGCGCCCGTCTCCGTCCCCGTGCTCAACCCCGATCTCGCCCGCGCGCAGGGCAAACCGCGCCACGGTGAGCCGGCCGCCGCCCGGGCCGGCCGCGGACTGCGCAAGCTCGCCGGCTCCTCGGCCGCCGCCGAGGTGGCGGCCGTGACCCGCGTCGCCCAGGACCTCCAGCAGCCGATCACCACCGGCCGGCAGATCGTCGTCACCAGCATCCGCGGCGGCGCCGGCAAGACCACCGTGGCCGCCCTCCTCGGCCGGACGTTCGAGCACTACCGGCACGACCCGGTGCTGCTGGTCGAGGCCGACCCCTCCCTCGGCACCCTGCCGATCCGGACCGGCGCCGAGACCGTCCGCTGGACCTGCGGCGATCTCGCACAGATCATCGACCCGTCCATGCAGCTGACCGACATCACCGGCTATCTGGTGCAGCTCCCCGAGGGCGGCTGGCTGCTTCCCGGCAGCCAGGGCACCGTCGGCGCCCGCCTCGAACTCGCCCAGTACCGCGAGGTGATGGTGGCGCTCCGCCGCTACTTCGGCATCACTGTCGTCGACTGCGAGACGCTGCCCAGCGAGCTGTCCCGCACCGCGCTGGTCGCCGCGCAGGCCCGCGTGCTCGTCGCCCCCGCCACCCTGGAGGGTGTCACGAGCACCCGCGCGATCCTCGACTGGATGGCGGGCGTCCCGCGGCCCAAGCTGCTCCCGGGCACGGTCGTCGTCCTCACCTCCTCCGCCCCGCACATGACGATGGACGAGGAGGCCGCCGCCGCCCATCTGCGGCTGGACGGCGTCGAGGTGGTGCACCTGCCGTACGACCGGCATCTCGCGGCCGGCGGCGTCATCCGCACCGGGATGCTCGGCGAGAAGACCCGCGCAGCCGCCACCCGGCTCGCCGCCGAACTGCTCAACCGCGCCGTGGGCGGCCGCCGATGACGACCCGGCTGATCCACCGCCCCGCCCGCACCGAACGGCCCGCCGCCGCGCCCCCCGCCCGCACCATCGAGGCACCGCCCAACCTGCCCGAGGGCAAGACCGGCAGCGGCGCGATGGCGCTGCTGCCGATGGCCGGTGTGATGAGCTCCGTCGTGATGATGACGGTCGTACGGAACAGCCAGTTCGCCGCCATCGGCGCCGTCGTCCTGGTCGTCGCCGTCATCGGCGGTGTCGGCATGCTGCTGTCGCAGCGCGGCAAGGCCCAGCGCACCCGCCGCCAGCAGCGCGAGCGCTATCTGGAGTACCTGGAGGAGCTGCGCGAGGAACTGGCCGCCGAGGAGCGCGAACTGCGCGAGACGGCCCGGGTCCTGAATCCGCCGCCCGCCGCGCTCTACGACATCGTGCGCGACCCGTCCCGGCTGTGGGAGCGGCGGCGGCTCGACGCCGACTTCCTGAAGGTGCGCGTCGGCAGCGGCGAGATGCCGCTGCGCCCGCTGACCGTCGGACAGCAGAGCGGCAGCGTGCTCACCCCGCCCGACCGGTTCATGCTCAACGAGGCCGGAGCACTCATCAGCCGCTTCGGCACCACCGGCGATCTGCCGCTGACCGTGCCGCTCGACCGCGCGGGCAACGCCAGCGTCATCGGCGACCGCGAGGGCGTGCTGCGGGTCGCCCGCGCGCTGCTCGTGCAGACCGCCGCCACCCACGCCCCCGACGACGTGCACATCGCCCTCGGCTGCCCCGGCGACCGGATGGCCGACTGGGAATGGCTCAAGTGGCTCCCGCACCTGCTCGACGGCGACGAGCGCGACGGCCCGGTCAGCGCCCGCCGCATCGCCCCGGACATCCACCAGCTCGCCCGGCTCCTCGGCCGCGATCTGCGGCAGCGCGCCAGCTACGCCGCCGAGCTGCGCCGCGGCCTGTCCAACCGGGAAGCCCTCGCCATGGCCGGCCGGCTGCTGGTCGTCAGCGACGAGTACGGCGACACCGCGCAGGACCTGCCGCGGCCCGACGAGGCCGTCTCGCTGCGCGACATGGGCGTCACCGTGCTCCATTTGCTCTCCGAGCGGGTGCGGGAGCCCGGGCAGGTGTCCCTGCGCATCACCGTGGACGGCGACCGGGTCACCGTCGAGGACCTGCGCGGCGAGCAGCCGCTGGTGGCGCACGGCACCGTCGACGACGTCACCACCGCCGGCGCCGAGGGCCTCGCCCGGATGCTGGCCCCGCTGCGCCTGTCGGCCGAATCGCTGGTCGACGCGCCGCTGTCCGGGCCGGTCGACTTCGCCGACATGCTCGGCATGGACGACCCGGCCGCCGTCGACATTGACGCCCTGTGGGCGCCCCGCGGCGAACGCGCGTTCCTGCGTGTGCCCATCGGCATCAACGACTCCCGCGAACCGGTCCTGCTCGACCTCAAGGAATCCGCGGAACTCGGCATGGGCCCGCACGGCCTGTGCGTCGGCGCCACCGGCTCCGGCAAGAGCGAGCTGCTGCGCACCCTCGTCCTCGCCCTCGTCGCCACCCACCCGCCGGAGGACCTGGCGATGGTGCTCGTCGACTACAAGGGCGGCGCCACCTTCGCGCCCTTCGCCGACCTGCCGCACGTCGCCGGTGTCATCACCAACCTGGAGAACCAGGCCGGCCTGGTCGAACGCGTGCACGCCAGCCTCGCCGGCGAGGTGCAGCGCCGCCAGCGGGTCCTCAAGGACGCCGGGAACGTCGCCGACATCGCGCACTACGCCGCCCTCCGCGAGACCCGGCCCGACCTCGACCCGCTGCCGCACCTGTTCGTCGTCATCGACGAGTTCGGCGAACTCCTGACCGCCAAGCCCGACTTCATCGACCTCTTCCTCTCCATCGGCCGCATCGGCCGCTCCATCGGCGTGCACCTGCTGCTCTCCAGCCAGCGCATCGAGGGCGGCAAGCTCAAGGGCCTGGACACCTACCTCTCCTACCGCCTCGGCCTGCGCACCTTCTCCGCCGACGAGAGCCGCACCGTCCTCGACACCACCGACGCCTTCCACCTCCCGCCGCTCCCCGGCTTCGGCTACCTCAAGGTGGACACCTCGGCGTACGAGCGGTTCAAGGCGAGCTACGTCTCCGGCCCCTACACCGGACCGGTGCGCCGGGAGAGCGAGGAGGACACCGGCCCGGCCGTACTGCCCTACCCCGCCTACAACACCCTCGACCAGCAGCGGCCGAAGGAGAGCGGCTCCGCCTCCGAGCCGTACTCCCGGCACCGCAACCCCGGCCCGACCGTCATGTCCGTCATCGTCGACCAGTTCAAGGCGGCCGCCGCCCCCGTGCGCCGGATCTGGCTGCCGCCGCTGCCCGCCGCGCTGCCGCTCGACACCGCCGCCGGGCCGGTCGAGGCCGGCCGGCAGGGCATGCGGCTCGCCGTACGCCCCGGCCCGATGAAGGTGCCGCTGGGGCTGCTGGACGACCCGGCCAAGCAGTGGCAGGGCCAGTGGGTGCTGGATCTGACCCTGGCCGGCGGCCATGTGGCCGTCATCGGCGGCCCGCAGTCCGGCAAGACCACCCTGCTGCGCACCCTGGCCCTCTCGCTCGCCATGACCCACACCCCGAAGGACGTGGGCATCTACGGGCTCGACCTGGTCGGCGGCGGCCTCCAGGCGCTCGCCGGGCTGCCGCACGTCGGCGGCATAGCGGGCCGCGCGGACCGCGAGCGCGCCATGCGCACCGTCGAAGAGGTGCGCGGCATGCTCGCCCTGCGCGAGGACCTGTTCCGCGAACAGAACATCGACTCCGTCGACCGGTTGCGCGAACTGCGCGCCGAGGGCAGGCTGCCGCAGCTTCCCTCGACCGACGTCGTCCTTCTCGTCGACGGCTTCGGCGCGCTCCGCGACGACTTCGAGGAACTGGACGACGCCGTGGTCGACCTCCTCAAGCGCGGCGGCGGCTACGGCATCCACGTGGTGGCGGGCATGCTCCGCTGGAACGACGTCCGCATCGCCACCCAGTCCACCTTCGGCACCCGCGTGGAGCTGCGGCTCAACGACCCCAGCGACAGCAGCATCGACCGCAAGCTCGCCGAGACCCTGGCACCCGACGAGCCCGGCCGCGTCCTCACCGACGGCAAGCTCTTCGCCCAGGTGGCGCTGCCCCGGATCGACTCGCTCTCCTCCACGACCGAACTCGGCCCGGCGGTCGAGCAGGCGGCCCGGTCCGTCCGCGCCGCCTGGCCCGGCGACCTGGCACAGCAGGTGCGGGTGCTGCCGCCGCGCGTCCAGCTCTCCTCGCTGCCGTCGGTCACCGCGCAGCCGCGGCGGGTCCCGATCGGCCTCGACCAGACCGCGCTGGCGCCCGTCCTGCTCGACCTCTTCGAACGCGACCAGCATCTGCTGGTGCTCGGCGACAGCGAGTGCGGCAAGAGCAATCTGCTGCGGCTCGTGGCGAACGGGCTCATGGCGCGCCACGGCGAGGACGACCTCGTCTTCGCCGTCATGGACCCGCGGCGCGGCCTGCGCACCCTCGTGCCCGAGGAGTACCGGGGCGGCTACGCCCACAACTCCAAGATCTGCGGGGCGCTCTCGGCGGGCATCGCCAAGGAGCTGGAGAAGCGGATGCCGGACGACCTCGCGGACCAGGACGCGCTGGCCGACGGCGCCTGGTACACCGGCCCGCGGATCGTCATCCTCGTGGACGACTACGACATCCTGACCACCGCCGGTCAGCAGCCGCTCCAGCCGTTCCTGCCGTTCATCCCCTCCTCGGCGGACATCGGGCTGCACTTCGTCGTCACCCGCCGCGTCGCCGGCGCCTCCCGCGCCATGTACGACCCGTTCCTCACCACCCTCCGGGAGAGCGGCACCTCGGCCCTCGTCATGGCCGGGGACCGCTCCGAGGGGCAGCTCTTCCCGGGCGTCTACGCGGGCGCCCAGCCGCCCGGCCGCGGTCTGCTCGTCCGCCGGGGCGAGCCGAACCGGCTGATCCAGACCGCGCTCGCGGACGGCACCGCGGCGTGACCGCGCCCGCCCCGCCCCCGCCACCCGGCCGGGGGTCACTCCGCAGACCCGAGGATCCCGTATGACGAAGGACATCATCGCGCTCACCGGGAAGATGCCCGACGCCTGGAGCGTCGTCGCCGGACTGCTCGCGGGCGGGCCCGAGCTGCGGCTCCGCACGGCCGGCGAGGGGGCGGTGCTCCAGCTCTGCGACGAGGGCGGCCGCCCGCTGGTGTCGGTCGAGTCGCCCGTGCTGGTGCAGGTGCCGGGGGAGACGGTCCGGCTGCTGGGCCCGGAGGCCGCGACGGACGGGGACGGTCCCGTCTGGTGGGTCGAGGCCCGGGCCTCCACGGCCGTGCCCGAGGCGGAGCGCCTGGCGGGCGCCTTCGCCGGACGGCTCGCCGGGATGCTCGGCGGCACGGTCTGGCCGCCGGGCGCGGGCGAGGCGGCGGGTGACGGCGACCCGGTGCCCCCGGGCGTCACCGCCGCCCCCGCGCCGGTGGCCGCGCAGCCGGCCGTCGACGTCCTGACCGACAAGGCCGCCGTCGTCCTCCAGGACCGGCCCGTGATCGCCATGACCGCATGGCTGTCCGACGCCCGCCGTGCCACGGTGGCCTCCGACCGGGGACTGCAGATCGTCACCCCGCACACCAGCCGGCTGTCGTTCGCGACGCGCTCCGTGCTGTTCGGCCCGCCGTCGCGCTGGGTCGTCCAGGACGGCGAGGGCGGCTACTACGACGGGCTCTCCGGAGCGGTGCTCCGCTGGCGGGACGGCGCCTTCGGCCCGGCGCCGGGCGAGTCCGGCGAGACCCCGGTCGCCGAGATCTTCAAGGACACCGCGCCCACCCGGGAGCGCCAGCTCGCCGTCTCCGTGCGCACGGCACACCCGGCCGACGACCAACTGGTGCTCGGAGGCGCGCTGGAGGCCGTCTGGCGGACGGCCACGGGCGGCCCGCCGGCCGGCTGGGGCACCGCGGAGCCGGTGAACCTGCCGTGGTCGCGGCGGCGCCTCACCGAACTCGCGTACGAGCGGGCCCCCGAGTCCACCTGGACGGTCGCCGTCGGCACCCCGGAGCGCCCGGCCGTGGCGACGCTGCGCGTCATCCGGACCAAGGAGGGCGTCGAGGAGGACATCACGTTCACCGCCGGCTACGGCGAGGACGAGCAGCCGCCGCTCGACGGCCTCGCGGAGCTCGCGGGCGAACTGGTGTCCCGGCACAACCTGGTCAGCATGCTCGTCCAGCTGCGCGCCGCCGGCCGGGACCTGAGCGTGCCCGCCCGGCTCCAGGCGCCGCCCGTCCCGGTCGGCTTCGCCCTCGGCCCGGAGGAGATCCGGGAGATCGGCGCGGACCACGCGCGCCGGCCGCCGCTGACCGTGCGCCCGGCGCGGCTCGGAGCCGCCGCCCGGCCGGGTTTCTACTACCCGCTCGGAGACGGCTCCTCGGCGGACGGCTGGACGCATCTGGACATCCTGATGCGGCACCTGCGGCGTACGGCGGCTCCCGCCGCGGAGGGGCCCGGGGCATAGCGGGACGGCACGGGACGCGCCGCGGCCCCGGGCGGTGAACCCGGGGCCGCGGCGCTGTCCCGTGCGGGCCGTCCGTACGGACGGGGAAGCGGTGGAGACGGTGGGAGGCGGTGGGAGGCGGTGGGGGAGCCTCAGCCGCGGGCGGCGGCCCCGCCGTCCCCGGCGGTCGGCGCGGGCGCCTTCTTCTCCGCCCGGCCGCGGGCCAGTTCGGCCGCGTCCCGCCGGAACGCCCACTCCATCTTCGGCTCCATGACGAAACGGAACACCCGCTGCACCGGCGTGGTGCACAGCACGGTCACCACCGCCGCGGCGAGGACGGTCAGCACGGCGGCGCCCCAGGCGGTGTTGAGCCAAGCCGCGTCGTACCAGTCCCAGAAGCGCGAGCCCTTGGCCAGGAAGCCGTGCAGCAGATAGCCGTAGAGCGTGCCGGCGCCGAGAGCGGTGAACCACATCTCGCGCCGCGGCACCCAGGCGTAGAAGCAGGCGACCAGCACCATGGAGCAGCCGAAGAGCGCGGGCGTCATCACCAGACCGGTCCACCAGGGAGCGGTGAGCTCCTGCACGCTGTCGCGGTGGTAGAACCAGCTCGACGCCATCCGGGGCGCCGCCCAGTAGGCGAAGAGCACCGCGGCGGCGAACACGGGTACGGAGAGGATCCGCACCTCGCGGCGGCGCACCAGCTGGAAGTGCTCCGGCTTGAGCATCAGGCCGACCACGAAGAACGGCAGGAACTGCAGAACCCGCTGGAGGTCCAGGTCGTCACCGATGTCGGGGGAGACCGAGGCCAGGACGGCGACGGAGAGCGCGAGCGGCACGGGCCAGCGCACGACCTTCCAGAGCGGGGTCGTCAGCCGCCAGACGAAGAGCGCGATCAGGAACCAGGTGAGGTACCAGGGGTCGAGCAGGCTGATCGGGTAACCCGGATCGTCGTCCGCGTAGCGCTTGAAGTAGCTGTAGGCCGTCTCGAAGACGATGTACGGCACGGCCACGCCGGTGATGAGCCGCTGCAGCCGGTCGGTCCGCATGTCGAAACTGCGGGAGAAGTAGCCGGAGATGACGATGAAGGCCGGCATGTGGAAGGCGTACACGAACATGTACAGCGCTTCGGCGACGCGGCTGTGGGCCGTCAGCGGCTGCCAGGCGTGGCCGATGGCCACGAGGACGATCGCCAGGTACTTGGCGTTGTCGAAGAACGGATCACGCTTCTTGACGGCGCCGTTTCCGCCCGGGGGAGTGGGGGAGCCCCCGGGATGCGGCGTCGTGGAGTCGTGGGACGGGGCGAGAGGGGACGCACGGGTCTCCGGGGGGAGCGGCGTCCGCTGGTGGCCGTGGGGGCGCAGCACGTTCGTCACCGGCCCTCCCGCAAAGTCTGGGGGAGGACGGACCGGGACGTCACCGCGCACGAGGGGGACGGGGCAGCGTGCAACATCTGAGGCACCATAGCGTCGGGGGGCGTTGTCCGTAAAACCTTCCCCCTCCTCTCCTTCGTTGTCGGCTGCTACCCCGTCCGGCGCAGCTCAAGGGGGGTGATCCGCCCGTTTGATGGGCATCGGTCCTTATCCGTGAACATGACATGGATCACGGGCCGGGGCCGCCGCGGACCCGGTCGTTTGTCCGAGGGGGAGTCGCGGGCATAGGGCTGGCGTGAACAGATGACCGACGAAATGCCAACAGGGGACAACCCCGTCCCGCGTTGGTGGCACGATGGT from the Streptomyces xinghaiensis S187 genome contains:
- a CDS encoding acyltransferase family protein, yielding MTNVLRPHGHQRTPLPPETRASPLAPSHDSTTPHPGGSPTPPGGNGAVKKRDPFFDNAKYLAIVLVAIGHAWQPLTAHSRVAEALYMFVYAFHMPAFIVISGYFSRSFDMRTDRLQRLITGVAVPYIVFETAYSYFKRYADDDPGYPISLLDPWYLTWFLIALFVWRLTTPLWKVVRWPVPLALSVAVLASVSPDIGDDLDLQRVLQFLPFFVVGLMLKPEHFQLVRRREVRILSVPVFAAAVLFAYWAAPRMASSWFYHRDSVQELTAPWWTGLVMTPALFGCSMVLVACFYAWVPRREMWFTALGAGTLYGYLLHGFLAKGSRFWDWYDAAWLNTAWGAAVLTVLAAAVVTVLCTTPVQRVFRFVMEPKMEWAFRRDAAELARGRAEKKAPAPTAGDGGAAARG